The DNA window gtaatgttggcagtaagggagagttgactatctagtgtcacacccaggttccaaGCAGTCTTGGTGGGGGCTaccacggagttgtcaaaggtaatagtcaggtcgtgggcGGGAGAGCCATTCCTTGGAAGGAAAACTAGTTCAGACTTGTCAATGTTAATTTTCAGGTGGCTACCCTGGTTTTATTATCATTCACATTCTTGCTTGCATTGAAATACACATAGCAATAAAGAATCAATGAATTCCCAAAGTGTATGGTAACATAATGGTTTCAACATGTGCATCAGTCATGCACTTCACGTCTGATGGACATTAATTGATTAATCGCGCAAGATGTTAGAAAACTAAAGGGAGGTTGCAAATATGAgcgtgtgatggaaattcatcttgagatttgaaataatgagtttctcagactggagttgccttTGAGTCTTTTTAATAGGAAGCTCTGCAGAGGTTAACCAACTAGCAAGGGTGCTCAAAGTTGAACTGCCCCAATGTCCAAAAAAGCCAGTACTTATACACAGAGGCGTTTCAGAAAACATAACATGAAGAAAAAATGACATGGAATCGTCATCtgtctatctgctgtgtcccGCCGCTGTTGCAGTTGGGAACTTGACCGAATAAGGGCATACACACTGTTTGTCAaggtcacagcagtgagacaccgtCAAATAAGAAATTATTTCCTACGTCCATCAATTAAGGTGTTGCTGAACAACTACACCACAGGCCCAcataacacaaatattttatcaaataatgaaacaccTACCCACAACAAAAACACCTCCCAGGATGAAATACAGTTGGTTAATGATACAGAATAGATCTCTCTGACTTTTTCAAATAGACACGCTTTTCTCAATGCGAGAAGGGAGCAGGTAGTCATCGAGAACTTCAAGCTGCGAGTTTCTCTTTGCGATTTCTTCACCAAGATATGACAGCTCCGATTGAAACTCCAGAATCACCTGTGTAATCTCAGGCTCGTCAAATCTTGTCTCAGGATATTGACCCAAAGGAATCTGCCAATGACAAAGTCGAGACAGAaattttacagcagcagagtttATCATGGtggaaaaaatgtcaaattcttATTCAATTATACAAGTCTGAATTAACAAatgcattaatatttaaacaaaacttAGAACATCACTGTATTGGCTTGAAAGTCGATTTATCAACACTGATATGGCGACAGTGTCTCCAACATTCGGGAGGGTCTCCATAATTGTCTCCATGCTTGACTGTCCCTTGGTGGTCGGAGGAGGTTTGTGCAATATCAATGCGGCATTCAGCATCCAGAAGTAGTAGTCAAACTAAATGATGAGAGAAATTTCAACATGCATGTAATGTatgattaaacatttttgtatttatgcattattttatttttatgtagtTATGTTGTGGCAAATTTGATgttaaaataattgaatcgaatgaatctcattaaaaaatacaaaaaagtgaTGTAAATGTGGGAAATTAAACCTCATGGTGGAAGAAGCAGATTACACATCTGCCATACGACCCatatatttgaaatgtgaaaacaaacctcAATACATATTCCAGTGTCCTAACTTTTTCACTCTTGCCTCACCTGTCAATTACTGACTGCTGCATGTTGAGCCGACACTGTGAAGATGACCATGGTGATGAATCTTATCTTATAACTTTAAGTTGAATACAGAACATGGGTTAAATACCTGGGGCAGAGTTTCTCAACAGGCCGTGGGTGAATATCTCACAGATCCAATCCTACAGCTCTGTGTCTTTACAGACGTCAGCGTCTGAGGGATAGTAGTACTCAACTGCCCTCACAAAGCTGGTTTACACAAAACAATGGAATTCTGAGTAATTATGTGTAagaatgtggaaaaaagaaGTCCCTATCAAAACCCACAGACTGAATTTAAACATGGACatcatgacagctccccaaaagtgaggccaaagcatctcaatcgaCACCTGGAGTTTCTCCAACCAGCCACCTAGTGCAAAGTATGTAACATTTCTTCCACAGGATTCACCGCCAGCTAGTGGCTGctttgatgacatttctaatacttgtaaccccccagttggagcctacaggtggatgctgggatggtggaggggctgaagcaactggtagcGATACTGCACCAGCAGTGCGAGCTGGAGTGGATGATGGAAAATGTCTATCTTTTTAAATAGACCACCCGaaaaggtgggtgtgtattatagatggttgtggagagtgggGTATGTCaaatgatgtatgtcacatgattggagcagcgcagctcgagctGGAAGCCTGAACTAGCTCGCAGGCGACGCTCCAAAGGTGGTTGAACCTGTGTTTGTTGGGGGGGGTATTCAGCTTGGAGTCCTTCACACCAGGATATGACACTTATTTGCTCAGGTTTGTCCTGTTGCTTTGTCTGCACTAGTTCacatctgtttacatgttttaatttaGATCTAAAGTACTGACTTTGTACTCAAAGACCGAACTCCTCTGATAGGGTGAGATGTGACCTTTTAACAGGGGTGTTTCCAGAAACTTTAGGGACTTTAGGAGACCTGCATGGGGACCCTACACAACCGTTATTTATGATGTAATCAGCCATTCTCGGGGTGGAATCAGGTCAGGGCCTCAGGTAATGACCTGATTTGCCTTTGGATCTGCAACATTCCTGCCTGGTACTGATAATATCAGGGTTGGTCATGCTGGGAACTGGCACACTAACCTAATGTCACATTTTCATTCAACTGATGCTTTTAcaaaagcgacttacaattagtgcattcaaccatgagggtaaaaacccagaacaacaagaatctgCGCCAACTTCTGTGTGAGCAGGGGTTAagtctcctgatgttgtgcagcatttTTCTACAGCactgattctcaaactgtgtcggaggcataacaggtggGGCGCGTGACCAGggggaggaaatgtgaggcggaaattatgttgaattgaattttgaaaaaatgtcacaaaaagttgtttgaaaaattttttttattgcacatcagaaattcctgaaattGAATGTGAATTGAATGTTCATGTGaatgttatgtaaatacacatgttgaaCTGTGCCAATTTTATTGGGGCGGGGGGgacgtgttgttgcagtaatgttggcagtaagggagagttgactatcgagtgtcacacccaggttccaaGCTGTCTTGGTGGGGGCTACCACGGAGTTGTCCAAGgtaatagtcaggtcgtgggtgggagagccATTCcttggaaggaaaagtagttcagacTTGTCAATGTTAATTTTCAGGTGGCTAACCTGGTATTATTATCATTCACATTCTTTCTTGCATTGAAATACACATAGCAATAAAGTATCAATGAATTCTAACTGGCCTGTGGACAGTTAAGAGTTAATGCCGCTGTATGAGTGATGTAGGACGCACATATATGCACTGTATGAGTGCTTGAGCGCGTGGTTAGACTCTATtgtaaagccctttgagtggtatataaatacagacctgTATCCATTTTAGCTTTGAATAATGGAAAAATACGATTTGCTTGTGAATTCACAATGAACTTAACATAATAGTGGTTTGACTGAATAGATATTTTTTCCTTGAGCCCAATTCATATTGACTTCAACTCCTCTAATATCTCTGCAACACATGTTGATTTATCgattcacattttcattttggacTCACAGCAGTCATACACCATGTACACCATGTTCTGTACACGCCATTAAAAGTTAGAAAGAAATTGAATACACAGtatatgaataatataataGAAGAGTATATACAGTATCACAATGTAGAAATGTTTACATGCAATGAAATATTTGATACATCAAAGAGTTACTACAAAACTCcactgatatttaaaagtagatgTGCAGTGAAATCAAAGAGCCAGGTTGCTGAATTGAAGGTCGTGTGCGGGCTTCATGTGCACCGCTCTGTCCGGGTCCCACCGACCCATCTCCTCCCGAGAGCCCAGGACCAAGAGCTGCACGTCCGCACTGTCCAGAGCCAGAATGACCCCGAATCTGAACAACATGGTCACGGGTGTCTAACACGGGCACGGCACGGTTATTATAGCCCCTGTTAGATTATAGCGCGGTTAGTATTCAGTGTAGTCCATAGTGTTTGGTGTCGTCTAAATATaacacacaaatgtttgtaattctatcttagtgaggacacagaTTGGTATAGTGCATTTCCTGGCCCCTTATCCTAACCAAAATGTCCTCTTGTACCCAAAGTGACCTCACTTTATCCAAAATGTCATCTTCCCCAACATGTCTTCAGTTTCTACAACATGTCTTTACTTCCCCCAACATGTCGTCACTTTGCCCAGCATGTCTGCACTGTCCCAATGTTTCCTTACTTTCCCCAAAGTGTCCCTTGCTGCCCAACATGTCTTTACTTCCCCCAACATATCGTCACTTTGCCCAGCATGTCTGCACTGTCCCAATGTTTCATAACTTTCCCCAAAGTGTCCCTTGCTCCCCAACATGTCTTTACTTCCCCCAACATGTCGTCACTTTGCCCAGCATGTCTGCACTGTCCCAATGTTTCCTAACTTTCCCCAATATGTCCCCACTTTCCCAAAGTGTCCTCACCATCCCAAAATGTCAGATGCATCTCTGGCcagttgtatttattataaagagCCCTAACATAATGGTTTCAACATGTGCATCAGTTATGCACTTTACTTCTGAAGGACATGAATTGATAAATAACACAAGATGTTATAAAACTGAAGGGACGTTGCAAATATGAgcgtgtgatggaaattcatcttgagatttgaaataatgagattctcagactggagttgccttTGAGTATTTTTAATAGGAAGCTCTGCAGAGGTTACACAACAAGCTAGGGTGCTAAAAGTTGAACTGCCTCAAAGTCCTAAAAAGCCAGTACTTATACACAGAGGCGTTTCAGAAAACATAACATgaaaaaatgacatgaaatcgtcatctgtctatctgctgtgtccaGTCGCTGTTGCAGTTGGAAGAAACATTACAGAATAAGGGCAAACACACTGTTTGTCAAGGTCAGAGCACTGAGACACTGCCAAATAAGGAATTATTTCTTACGTCCATCAATTAAGTTGTTGCTGAACAACCACACCACAGACCTAcataacacaaatattttatcaaatcATGCAACACCTACCCACAACAAAAACACCTCCCAGGATGAAATACAGTTGGTTAATGATACAGAATTGATCTCTCTGACTTTCTCAAATAGACACGCTGTTCTCAATGCGAGAAGGGAGCAGGTAGTCATAGGGAACTTCAAGCTGCGAGTTTCTCTTTGCGATTTCTTCACCGAGTTTTGACAACTCCGCTTGAAACTCCAGAATCACCTGTGTAAGCTCAGGCTCGTCAAATCTTTTCTCAGGATATTGACCCAAAGGAAACTGCCAATGACAAAGTCGAGACAGAAATATTAAAGTGGCAGAGTTTATCATGGtggaaaaaatgacaaattctTATTCAATTATACAAGTATGGATTAACAAatgcattaatatttaaataaaacttacagCACCACTGTATTTGCCTGAAAGTCGATTTATTAACACTGATATGACAACAGTCTCTCCAACATTCGGGAGGGTCTCCATTATTGTCTCCATGCTTGACTGCCCCTTGGTGGTCGGAGGAGGTTTGTGCAATATCAATGTGGCATTCGGTGTCCAGAAGTAGTAGTCAAACTAGATGATGAGAGAAATTTCAACATGCATGTAATGTatgattaaacatttttgtattgatgcattattttattttcatgtagTTATGTTGTGGCAAATTTGATGTCAAAATAATTGATTCGTATGAAtctcattaaaaaatacaaaaaagtgaTGTAAATCTGGGAAATTAAACCTCATGGTGGAAGAAGCAGATTACACATCTGCCACATGTCccatatattttaaatgtgaaaacaaacctcAGTACATATTCCAGTGTCCTAACTTTTTCACTCTTGCCTCACCTGTCCATTATTGACTGCTGCATGTTGAGCCGACACTGTGAAGATGACCATGGTGATGAATCTTATCAATTCCTCAATGGAATGAAAGCAGTGTGGGAATCCTGTTGGCGGCACCACCATCATTAGTTAATGTTTGGCATTCACAATTTGCATTGGACATTGGACTATATGTTGAATACAGAACACGGGTTAAAAACCTGAGGCATAGTTTCTCAAGAGGCCGTAGATGAATATCTCACAGATccaatcctgcagctctgtgtctttaCAGACGTCAGCGTCTGAGGGATAGTAGTACTCCACTGCTGCCCTCACAAAGCTGATTTACACACAACAATAGAATTCTGAGTAATTATGTGGAAGAATGTGGGAAAAAAGAAGTCCCTATTAAAACCCACAGACTGAAATTAAACATGGATatcatgacagctccccaaaagtgaggccaaagcatctcaatcgaCACCTGGAGTTTCTCCAACCAGCCACCTAGTGCAAAGTATGTTAAATTCTTCCACAGGATTCACCACCAGCTAGTGGCTGCTTTGATGACGTATCTAATATGTGACAGgcgcaaaaattaaaaaacaaatctaagcagaataaatacattattaccTGTTGATGATGGACCACAGCTTCAATCCATCATCTCTGTAGTAGTAGTTGGGGATTGACTCCATTCCTCGTGCAACGATGTTCTCTGGCAGACAGACGGAGTTGTAGGTCATTTCACGGAGGGACCTTCTCATCATCTCTGTCATCCCCTCATCTCCAGCTGAAGtctaataataaattattcagAAATATGTATGATTAGACAAATATAACTTTGTTGTGAATCTCATAGAAATTCAGTTTTTCAACAGATCAAGGTGAATAGAATAGTCCGGCTTTGTATTACATGTGTGAAAGAGCCTCACTTTTCCATTGATCCCATTAGGGCCCATTAGACTTGTACGGGCGCTAACGTTTATGTCGAAAGTAGACTTGAAGTGTGGAATCAACAGctaaagagaaagaggggaaaattTTAAACGTCAAGTTAAGATGCTAATTTCAGCCAGAATAGCACAGAATCTACAACAactaatgggttcttccctgacccatactatATCCTTCTCACCAACTTAATCTTTCGGGTAGTTTttctgatatatatttataacaaacaaggaaataaacagCAACACACCCTTGCTGTGTTGATCAGCAAAGAGAAGACACAACCATAACAAAACAGGTTTCCCTCAACTCACGAACAAAAACCTTAAATACCAGTCAAACATCAGTTCAGatccaaaagaaaaacacactgatgaacAGAGTGATCTCAGCTGTGTCATCAAACCTTGTAGAGGGGATGAATCACAGGGAAGCAGCGCAGAGTGGCAACACTGTAGACCTCTCCCATGAAGTGAGTATTCATGAGGTGATGGACGGCTTCATGATCAAGTGAATCTGCGTTTTTGATAAACATCTTGGCCAGCAGCCAGTCCGTCTCCAGGTCACTGGGCAGAAAGATGGGATTCTTCTCTGAGGGCTGTTGATGCAGCTGGAATGTGATGACAAAATAttgacttttaaatgtttgaaaattgAAACAGActattgaaaaaatgtaatacaaGTAATTATGCCATGTGGAAAATAATATGATTCAATGAGCACACTTGATTTTCATCTAAATATACCTGTATTGCAATTGgcatcagtttgttttctggGTTCAAGTAGAACAAACAGAGACCAGGAGTCACAGTCAGAGATTCTCCATTGTAGACTTTTGTGGGGATTCCATCCAGCTTCTTTTGGTCATAGAGGAATATATTGCCTTTCTGTATGGAAAGGAATCAAGATGCAACACAGATTTGTAAATAATCAATGGATCAATCAACCTTAAATCAGACCTTTCAAACTAAAcaaattcaaagtgctttacaggtgaTTGACAAAACATAGGATGGTAGAAATTAATTGAAAAGAAGTACGAAGATGTTAAGATTTAAAGACTAACGCATACCAAAGCAATCAATAATGGAAAAAAGACAGCAATCAAACAAAgttaagaaattaaattaaccataaattataaaacactACATTAAAGCCAAACTAAATATCAACAAATCTGAGGGGTCTTTCCCTCCAGCTTCAAAAACCACATGCATTTCAGATGCTTTGTTGGTTTTGTGGATGTTTCACATATGTAAGCaacttaatttatattttatttattttataatcttTATTTCTATGAATTAATAACAGTTGTTTATCTTCCATCCACCTATTGTGACCTTGGTAAATGGTTAAATGGTTCTTGGATCCCTGTGTTTGAATGTGCTCACCAGTAAGTCTGTGACCCAGTCAACTTTAAACTATCTGTACCAGTAACAGtattacacattaacacattcTATAGTCTTTTTCAATACTAACAGGTAGCCAGTGTAAAGACTTAAAAAAGATGTGATGTGTACTGTCCTTTTGGGCTTTGTCACCACTGGTGAGGCAGAGTTTTAAATTAATTGTCGCTAATAAATTGTGTTCGATGTTGTTTGTTGTCTCTGCTTGTTACAAAAACATGCATTTGTCTCTCAATGTTGCTCAAAGAGAAATTGCATCACGATAACAAATGTTACATTGCTGTTTTCAATTTGAATCAATGATTCAAGGATTGAGGATGAGAAAagattatttcattttctcttctttcttacCACAATTTCCCTACTCAGACTGCTGCCCTCTGCCAGGAATGGCTTCACCATCTCCTCTGTGACAGGGAAGTTTTGGGGAAGCTCTGAGCAGCGCTTGATCAAAGTGGGGTTGATTCCGTTCAGAAACTGGTATCCGTAAAAGTCATCCTCCTTCCAGTGCTCTGCAACGtactctgaaaaaaaagaaacagagataTAAGGTTTAATCTGCTCAGGTTTGATGTACGACATGATCCTATTCATataaaattcatgttttttttaatgtg is part of the Limanda limanda chromosome 18, fLimLim1.1, whole genome shotgun sequence genome and encodes:
- the LOC133024598 gene encoding hydroperoxide isomerase ALOXE3-like; the encoded protein is MAEYKLQVSTGDMPSAGTWDHVSVTLIGSDGESEKTDLDNWGRDFCTGKTGTYTVKTSLSLGKLLLVKVDKDPFLLFQEDEWYCSTIEVTTPEGVAMLFPCHRWISRGEYVELRGGRAMKSFEDDHPLLIEHRKKELTLRKSLYQWKLLAEGLLHISSFEHASELPAEIRFSKAKVDEIEDANKQLGMKFHSEGMVGSTEKWKNLDDLKRLFKLQKTPMSEYVAEHWKEDDFYGYQFLNGINPTLIKRCSELPQNFPVTEEMVKPFLAEGSSLSREIVKGNIFLYDQKKLDGIPTKVYNGESLTVTPGLCLFYLNPENKLMPIAIQLHQQPSEKNPIFLPSDLETDWLLAKMFIKNADSLDHEAVHHLMNTHFMGEVYSVATLRCFPVIHPLYKLLIPHFKSTFDINVSARTSLMGPNGINGKTSAGDEGMTEMMRRSLREMTYNSVCLPENIVARGMESIPNYYYRDDGLKLWSIINSFVRAAVEYYYPSDADVCKDTELQDWICEIFIYGLLRNYASGFPHCFHSIEELIRFITMVIFTVSAQHAAVNNGQFDYYFWTPNATLILHKPPPTTKGQSSMETIMETLPNVGETVVISVLINRLSGKYSGAFPLGQYPEKRFDEPELTQVILEFQAELSKLGEEIAKRNSQLEVPYDYLLPSRIENSVSI